One window from the genome of Candidatus Eisenbacteria bacterium encodes:
- a CDS encoding 6-phosphofructokinase → MSPISGAIDSSGPAAPLRILVIDSDLDAQFRVYPFLKKQGYRVQSAGSTREALASIGDAVPDMVICSVRANGVDGVELCSRLKSTPATAAAWFIALEEEGAGPDAEAFWFTQGADGFAVSPVPQEDLLARIRAGERTLVRSRGHEMARRRMYREIDVLLVQEGGCAPGYNPVTAFLTEELETHGRRVYCAREGFRSLVRGEDEDFVRLVYDQEEYRRIESIPGVVNAAFLTEAAGGQFRSERYDDFREPEKQFAAARVLAARNVRVLVTIGGNGTLKGTRDLAGRLAETTQNAFVPVTVDSDVAGTECIGQHTGVEVGADKLRRYMADARTHKRIYLIEMMGARGGFHALYSSLGARAHLAVLPGADLNPRAVMEALNRKDYAVVAVAEGYGADDPERRRLGLHAAAWFAHQLESTGITSNKKIVSEPFSRDLRGAIPNNLDMVLARRMARGIADAVRDGRTAVMPAVRGEDLSYIPFWKIDTENRVSEDLARLADRLTHGFAAPRPIPVG, encoded by the coding sequence GTGAGTCCGATTTCCGGCGCAATCGATTCGAGCGGCCCGGCGGCGCCGCTTCGCATTCTGGTGATCGATTCCGATCTGGACGCGCAGTTCCGCGTCTATCCCTTCCTGAAGAAACAGGGCTACCGCGTGCAGTCCGCCGGTTCCACGCGGGAGGCGCTCGCCTCGATCGGCGACGCCGTTCCGGACATGGTGATTTGCTCCGTCCGCGCGAACGGCGTGGACGGGGTGGAACTCTGCTCCCGCTTGAAATCGACCCCCGCCACCGCCGCCGCCTGGTTCATCGCCCTGGAGGAGGAGGGGGCGGGTCCGGACGCGGAGGCTTTCTGGTTCACCCAGGGCGCCGACGGTTTCGCCGTCTCTCCCGTGCCGCAGGAGGATCTGCTCGCCCGAATCCGGGCGGGGGAGAGGACCTTGGTCCGCAGCCGGGGACACGAGATGGCCCGGCGGCGTATGTACCGGGAGATCGACGTGCTTCTGGTGCAGGAGGGGGGGTGCGCCCCCGGCTACAACCCGGTTACGGCTTTCCTCACCGAGGAACTCGAAACCCACGGGCGCCGGGTGTACTGCGCCCGCGAGGGGTTCCGCTCGCTCGTGCGCGGCGAAGACGAGGATTTCGTTCGCCTGGTCTACGACCAGGAGGAGTACCGTCGGATCGAGAGCATTCCCGGCGTGGTCAACGCCGCCTTTCTCACGGAAGCGGCGGGAGGGCAGTTCCGGAGCGAGCGCTACGACGACTTCCGGGAGCCGGAGAAGCAGTTCGCCGCGGCGCGCGTGCTTGCGGCCCGCAACGTGCGTGTCTTGGTGACCATCGGCGGCAACGGCACGCTCAAGGGAACCCGTGATCTGGCGGGACGGCTGGCGGAAACGACGCAGAATGCCTTCGTGCCCGTTACCGTGGACAGCGACGTGGCGGGCACCGAATGCATCGGCCAGCATACGGGTGTCGAAGTCGGCGCCGACAAGCTGCGCCGCTATATGGCGGACGCGCGCACCCACAAGAGGATCTATCTGATCGAGATGATGGGCGCCCGAGGCGGTTTTCACGCCCTGTACTCCAGTCTGGGCGCGCGCGCGCACCTCGCGGTTCTCCCCGGAGCGGACCTCAACCCGCGCGCGGTGATGGAGGCGCTGAACAGGAAGGACTACGCCGTGGTCGCCGTGGCGGAGGGCTACGGCGCCGACGATCCGGAGCGCCGCCGCTTGGGGCTGCACGCCGCCGCCTGGTTCGCCCACCAGCTCGAATCCACGGGGATCACATCGAACAAGAAAATCGTCAGCGAGCCTTTCTCGCGCGATCTCCGCGGGGCGATTCCCAACAACCTGGACATGGTCCTGGCCCGGCGGATGGCGCGGGGGATCGCCGACGCCGTCCGCGACGGCCGCACGGCGGTGATGCCCGCCGTCCGGGGAGAGGACCTCTCGTACATCCCCTTCTGGAAGATCGACACGGAGAACAGGGTTTCGGAGGATCTGGCCCGTTTGGCGGACCGCCTCACCCACGGATTCGCCGCCCCCCGTCCCATCCCGGTCGGCTGA
- a CDS encoding GAF domain-containing protein: MATTTANRWIESLAGMHEALDREELAFAFGRALESLAGGVPWRIELSGASGEASRTYAEGLGSVARLGATTTGRHLDDWIVVPLHFRDDVIGDLRVAAPEETEREDLDVLSDQLAAAMIKLQLWSDADRESRQSRLDREIIGEVHTLVGSFDMDYVLARSLEQILKLLGSEVGSVMLWDGRGFTTKYIIGLPEELTRAVRLEGRSAAERVAEAGVPLILEDPEPEDPPEGLEMLNLKTLLVMPLLSGGRVMGVLQAANPVDTWPGSHNLRAAEEIGHIAAIAVENAMLHREAVRKERMATIGQVMAGLSHDIKNMLQAVRSGYSLVRMGTDGGDLESVRRAVPLIGSAIDRISGLVLDMLDYSKGGRLRLAAVDMNALVREIAATMQPLAESKGVVLETAIDEGAPPARADQTGIFRCLSNLTTNAVEAVEAGGRVEIRTGRPAGGGGVEVVVRDDGPGIPEEERERIFDALYTTKGSKGTGLGLAVTRKIVEDHGGSITLESGRGRGACFTIRLPAAPGGVKER; this comes from the coding sequence ATGGCGACGACGACTGCGAACCGGTGGATCGAATCCCTGGCGGGGATGCACGAAGCCCTCGACAGGGAGGAACTGGCTTTCGCTTTCGGCCGCGCGCTGGAATCGCTCGCCGGGGGCGTTCCCTGGCGGATCGAGCTTTCCGGCGCGTCGGGCGAGGCGTCTCGCACGTATGCCGAGGGGCTCGGTTCGGTGGCGCGGTTGGGCGCCACGACCACCGGCCGACACTTGGACGACTGGATCGTCGTCCCCCTTCATTTCCGAGACGATGTGATCGGCGATCTTCGCGTCGCCGCCCCCGAGGAGACGGAGAGGGAAGACCTCGATGTGCTAAGCGATCAGCTCGCGGCGGCGATGATCAAGCTGCAGCTCTGGTCCGACGCGGATCGGGAATCGCGCCAGAGCCGCCTGGACCGGGAGATCATCGGCGAGGTCCACACCCTGGTCGGCAGTTTCGACATGGACTACGTTCTCGCCCGTTCCCTGGAGCAGATTCTCAAGCTGCTCGGGAGCGAGGTCGGTTCGGTCATGCTCTGGGACGGTCGAGGTTTCACGACCAAATACATCATCGGTCTTCCGGAGGAACTGACCCGAGCGGTCCGCCTGGAGGGGCGTTCGGCGGCGGAGCGGGTCGCCGAGGCGGGGGTCCCCCTCATCCTGGAGGACCCGGAGCCGGAGGATCCCCCGGAAGGGTTGGAGATGTTGAACCTGAAGACGCTTCTGGTGATGCCCCTCCTTTCCGGCGGGCGGGTCATGGGCGTGCTGCAGGCGGCGAACCCGGTCGACACGTGGCCCGGCTCGCACAACCTGCGCGCCGCCGAGGAGATCGGTCACATCGCCGCCATCGCCGTGGAGAACGCGATGCTCCACAGGGAAGCGGTCCGGAAGGAGCGGATGGCGACGATCGGCCAGGTGATGGCCGGCCTCTCCCACGACATCAAGAACATGCTCCAGGCGGTGCGCAGCGGCTACAGCCTCGTACGGATGGGTACCGACGGCGGCGACCTGGAGAGCGTACGCCGCGCCGTTCCCTTGATCGGGAGCGCCATCGACCGGATCTCCGGTTTGGTGCTGGACATGCTCGATTATTCCAAGGGGGGGCGGCTCCGGCTGGCCGCCGTCGACATGAACGCCCTGGTCCGGGAGATCGCGGCGACCATGCAACCGCTGGCGGAATCCAAGGGGGTCGTTCTCGAGACGGCGATCGACGAAGGGGCTCCTCCGGCCCGCGCGGACCAAACGGGCATTTTCCGCTGTCTCTCCAACCTGACCACAAACGCCGTCGAGGCTGTCGAAGCCGGCGGGCGCGTGGAAATCCGCACCGGCCGGCCGGCCGGAGGAGGGGGCGTGGAGGTGGTGGTCCGTGACGACGGCCCGGGCATTCCCGAGGAGGAGAGGGAGAGGATTTTCGACGCCCTCTACACGACCAAGGGAAGCAAGGGGACGGGCCTCGGCCTCGCGGTGACGCGAAAAATCGTGGAGGACCACGGCGGCTCGATCACTCTGGAATCCGGGCGGGGCCGCGGCGCCTGCTTCACGATCCGCCTGCCGGCGGCGCCCGGCGGCGTGAAGGAACGATAG
- a CDS encoding HDOD domain-containing protein has protein sequence MTQKVLWVRKGAEAAAGFGESGSPPIHQPSEVRLRRISTEIDSRIDRLPPFPTVLTELIGLTQSDDSAAGDLETCIEKDPVIAARLLKLANSAFYSPRSSVASIRQSVVMLGQQTVKSLAMAAATLKFLSGGMDAYGMGAGGLWLHSYGTAELARRLARVSGDEEEVQEAVYVGGLLHDIGKIVLSGILTDVIGRGEASLRSGGGETERQWEKRVAGVTHAGVGEMIAAKWKLAPVTTRCVRCHHSCEGEPEDFEREVQLVTLADAGARRLGMGLGAADENPERERRALGLLGISESGFGDLLNDYSEQSAGAGDLFSFLG, from the coding sequence ATGACGCAAAAGGTCCTCTGGGTGCGGAAGGGGGCGGAAGCGGCCGCCGGGTTCGGTGAGAGCGGCTCGCCGCCGATCCATCAGCCGAGCGAGGTCCGCCTCCGGCGGATTTCGACGGAGATCGATTCGCGGATCGACCGGTTGCCGCCGTTCCCCACCGTTCTCACCGAACTGATCGGCCTGACCCAAAGCGACGACTCGGCCGCGGGGGATCTCGAGACGTGCATCGAAAAGGATCCCGTCATCGCCGCCCGGCTGCTCAAGCTGGCGAACTCCGCCTTCTACTCCCCCCGTTCCTCGGTGGCGTCGATCCGGCAATCGGTGGTGATGCTCGGCCAGCAGACCGTGAAAAGCCTCGCCATGGCGGCGGCGACGCTCAAGTTCCTCTCCGGCGGCATGGACGCCTACGGCATGGGCGCGGGTGGTCTCTGGTTGCACTCCTACGGCACCGCCGAGCTGGCCCGCCGTCTCGCCCGGGTCTCCGGCGACGAGGAAGAGGTTCAGGAGGCGGTTTACGTCGGCGGGCTTCTTCACGACATCGGCAAGATCGTGCTCTCCGGCATTCTCACCGACGTGATCGGGCGGGGCGAGGCGTCGCTCCGCTCGGGCGGCGGCGAGACGGAGCGCCAGTGGGAGAAACGGGTGGCCGGCGTCACCCACGCCGGAGTGGGAGAAATGATCGCCGCGAAGTGGAAGCTCGCGCCGGTGACCACCCGGTGCGTGCGCTGCCACCACAGTTGCGAGGGGGAACCGGAGGATTTCGAGAGGGAAGTCCAGCTGGTGACCCTCGCCGACGCGGGGGCGCGGCGGCTCGGTATGGGACTCGGCGCCGCCGATGAAAATCCGGAGCGGGAGCGTCGGGCGCTGGGCCTCTTGGGGATCTCCGAATCGGGATTCGGGGATCTGCTCAATGATTACTCCGAGCAGAGCGCCGGCGCGGGCGATCTCTTCTCCTTCCTCGGATAG